The Watersipora subatra chromosome 1, tzWatSuba1.1, whole genome shotgun sequence genome has a window encoding:
- the LOC137402722 gene encoding active regulator of SIRT1-like yields MSNSLVRRGLDLLKEDIARNTGSITIDKSSKKLTEKEIVQLVGTNKKGYKRKLKRLHTKRNDSTLKGKKVKPTQDLVNNHLYQDKTDVNINALNFLRLLNKDEKQVVQKAAERHEAKHSSQRYKKAKKEVESKTDSDSMFTEADFEKFFKEYNFT; encoded by the exons ATGTCTAATTCGCTTGTTCGACGAGGGTTAGACTTGCTGAAAGAAGATATTGCTAGAAATACTGGTTCTATAACAATTG ACAAGTCTAGCAAGAAGTTGACTGAAAAGGAGATTGTGCAGCTGGTTGGTACAAATAAAAAAGGATACAAGCGAAAGCTGAAACGATTGCACACTAAACGCAATGATAGCACCCTGAAAGGCAAAAAAGTGAAACCTACTCAAG ATCTGGTTAACAATCACTTATATCAAGACAAAACAGATGTAAACATAAATGCTCTAAACTTCTTGAGGTTGCTCAACAAGGATGAGAAGCAGGTAGTGCAAAAA GCAGCAGAGAGGCATGAGGCAAAACATTCATCACAAAGATACAAAAAAGCCAAGAAGGAAGTTGAGAGTAAGACAGACAGCGATTCTATGTTCACTGAAGCCGACTTTGAAAAGTTCTTTAAAGAGTACAACTTTACATGA